The genomic region aaatgaaatgaagcttaacggtgttggtgatgtgtctcagaaactgatatgatcctcttacacaaactcacaaaaatattgtatgtaaatatttctttactgcattttattcctttatctttcaaaattccaaaaagattttaagtgtgttttagcataaatttttgaaaaattcaaaaagattttcgacaactggtgttgaaaagctgattttcaaaattccaagtgctaaacatgatgacatttggtttgggagagtgtgttttaAGAGTTTATATcatacaagtggtcatcagatgTTGTTAAAAAAAGAATACTCTTGAAAGTGGTTCACTAGAGACTAGATGTTAGACCATTTTTTTGGTGTTTCAAGTGGAGTCTGAGTTGCAAAAAGTCAGGTTCTGATCCTGAGATTGATTCTACTGATGAAGATTGAAGAGATCAACATCCGAGGGAAGAAGTTTGTAGGTGATGAAGGAgaaagagaagatagagattgaggatgcttacaatgtcaAATATTTCAGAGAGAAGCCCAaatgaagactgataaagactgaagatgcgaagagtcgacactgaagactccgtcaacatccgagggggagtttgttggtgcatctaTCTGCCGTCtacgtcttgtattgagtcttgtttAGAATAGGTTAGATAAGGGCACAAGAATCGAGAAAACATATTTTGGAGCTGATTCCGCTCGATATGACATtctgtcatttcaagcgaaatcactagaTTCTGATTCCGCTCGTGTGTTTATATCCTGATTCCGCTCGTATGTTTATCAgctgattccgcccgaaacgtataatgttgattccgcttgaaatgcacgagcatgttcaagcggaacccctGGGACTATAAAAGGGTCAGTTGGTGCAGAATCTGTAGGAAATGTCTTcgggtttgcaacgaagtgctgccgaagtgttgtcagaacTGTATACGTCATTCAATCAATAATatcaacagtttaaagtgtatattgggtgaattgaacttgatttgtctgtttccgccgttcaaatcAGGAATagttcttctgatagactcaatTGGGTCCGAATTCGATCCTACACTTCGAGTTCATCTTTAATTGTACCGATGGTCAGTATAAACCTAATCAAAGTTGTGATTATGGTTATGAGTTTGTAATCAATATTAGAGTTTTATTTTATAGGTTAATAAGACTGAGAGTTATTTAATCCAAATTCATCATATGTTATTCGATTTAATTGTATGTGAAAATTGAAGGGTgatttaaaaatatttaattcaTTAGTATTTAATTAAAAGTTTGAATCTTTAGATAAAGTTATTTAATTTTATGTATTTAATTAAAAGTTTGAATCTTTAGATAAAGTTATTTAAGTCTATGTTTTTTACTGGTTTGTTAAAGTTAAAATGGAATTAAAAGTGGTGTTTGAGTAGGATTTGAAGACTTGTTTAGCAATGTTGGGATGGGGTTATTGTTAGCATGTGAATAGTTATAATAGACGAAAGAGTCGATCTTGATTAAAATCAAATTCATTGTTCGTGTTTTTGAGCCTGATTGCCAACAACAATTGGTGTCAGAGCTTTTAGGAGTCAGATTTTAAGAAAGGGGAGCAGTCTCCTTGGTTGTGAGGCTGAGAACACAGAGGAGGAGCAGGGTGCGATcgaaggaaacaaaagagagccGGCAATTGTGACCCGGGGTTACGGTGTACACGAAGTTTACGGTCAAAGAGAAAAAAAACATGTAGACAAGCATGCAAGTTTATCACAAAGAAGAGACGAATGAACATATATGCTTAGCCGTTAGAGCCCACAGGGTGGGTACGTGATAATATCACGGAAACAAAAGTTCAACGCGTTATATTGTATTTTTCCACCCCCACCTCTTCATATAACACGTTATAGCATCACGCGATTCGATTTTCGTTATTTTTTCAACGCGTTATTCTTTTGTTTTGTGagtgtaattgttggttgggggaaatTTTGGGTGTGGTGGtaagtgatgaccacccccactaaaaaaggttgtgagtgatggaaaaatggctgatgacatggcggaacttgattggtgcttgtgagtgatagaattctatcactagtgaccaccccctccCCTTAGCACTTAGCAGACACTTTCGCAAAAGCCTTGCAAGTTGAGACTTGATACGATTGAAAGAAAGATTGGGCATCACCTCTATGTAGCTTAAAGGGCAAGTATTAGTATTTAAGTATTAGTAACCTCCACCAGTATGGGTGCAACGGTTCATATTTATCACGATGATTTGATGATTTGTACGTAGTACTCTctgtatatatgtatatttgtTGCCCTTTGAATCCAATATATTTTTGAGTTCCAAGATGTACTTGGAGTTGCAAGCTAGCTTTATTTAGAAAGTATATGTAAACACGAAAGAGAGATACTACAAGGATTCTACTTTACACAAGTAGAACTCAACAAGAAAGCTGTAATAATAGGTTTCACCCTCTCTGTTGTCTTTATAGTGCAGAAGAGTATTACCCTATATACAAAAACCATTCCAAATAAGATTCCAAGATCGTTCCACTTCGTGTATCCCATCTCGACTTGCAATATATCCTTCAATATCATCTCCCCATCAATGGTCGGAGGACCACCCAAGTATTCAGGAAACTTACGACCCTCAAACTCATTTTTGTACATTCCTTGTAATGCATACCTATGGAATGAAACATAGTACATAGGGTATTTCCATATTACTTGAGGGAGATCATTTGGCAACTGAAAAAATCCAGCACTTAGTATCATCAATCCTTGGATTCCAGCACCTGTAATGATGCCCATGAGCAAGTTTGGCACGACGGTGGCTACAATCATCATAAGGCACTCGACGAGCAACATTGATGCGAAGAGCACTAGTGCAAAAAATATGAATTGTTCGTATTCTCTTTGAAGTCCTGCAAGCGAGTAAGCTATTACTCCTGGGATCAAGGATATGACAAGGAGGTAGGGAGTTGAAGAGATCATATGGCTGATAACAAAGGAACCAACACCATAATGTCCATTTAATCTTTCCCATTGAAAAACCTACAGAAATATTATTGCAACATAATTGTCAAAAAAGTTACTCATGTCAAGCACATTATGTTTCTTCAAAACCACATGAAATGCATCAACAAACCTTCATTTCCTCCACGAATGAGGGGAAACCACCAATGGCCAAGAGGGTTAGGAATGAAGAAACAAACACGAGTATTGAAATCCTCGCCTGTCATTGTGAACCATAACAAACAGTTCTTGACATCCATATGTAGATTGATTGAAACACTATAcaaacaagccaaattggcattCCATAACATTTTCATAATCGACAGCAGCAGTATCATTTACATACGCAACATACAAACATTGCAACAAAAATCTGGCTAACCATGCTACTATGTCACCATTTTTTATTAAAGAAAACTTCTTCTAATCTACAATCTAAGGTGTAAGCATTATTCATTTCAAACAGTGGAGGTAACACCGAACCATCAATTTGAAATTACATGTTACAAACATAAGCATAAAGATCTACTCTATATAAGAGGTAATAGATTCCAACATATATGTGAAGTTATCAACCACACACTTTATTTAGTTATGATGGTGTATCATGTAGTAATTAAAATCATTATGATGGTTGGTTTTCATGTACTTAATCGTAACTTCTCTATATAAAGAGATGTATACTACAATTTCATATCTTCAATATAACTTACATTTATGGAGCCAAAATCTGGTCTGAGATTATAGAAGATTGTTCCTACCGCAAAACCCAAGACAATATATATGCCAAGTCGTAACCAGTAATATCCTATATCACGGTACATGTTTATGAATGATCTTTCTGCAAGCACCAGGCACTGTGTAATGGAACTAGCTTGCAGGCTTCCTGTTTTCTCAGTCAAGCCTTCTGCCTACAAAATTCACAATCTTCATTATCTGCTACTTTATTCAGTGTAGTCCTTGGTTATTAAACAACACCAAGTGAGATCAATGTACCTGATGATCACATATAGCAGCTATTTCACCTTTAACGTCCATATATATCGCAGAGGACTTGTAGGATTCAGAAAGTACATCTATTACTTTCTCAACAGGAGTACTTTCACTATCAGTGTCCTAAAAGTGGGAAACGAAGAACCGGTTAGATTTTGTGACAACCTTTTAAGTCGTCAGCAACTTTAGTCTTCACAATCTTGCTGCTCTTTATTAGAAATTTGATCCAGGAAGACTCTAAGTCTTTGGATACATAATACTAGTTCATGTGAAAGATAAAACAATTATGAACTACCTCATCAAAATCTGTGTTGATAGTTATCAGGAAATGATCTGAAGGGCTTTGTAGATCAGGACAAGGAAAACCATTTACTGCAAAAAACTAGTCATAACGAAAAAAAATGGGTTAACTTAATTCATGGTTTTGTGATATCTCTTTCTAATAAAAGTTGTCATGATAAACAATGAGATTACTTGATTTGCTGCAAAAGTAGGACCGAAATATATTGTTTTCCCCGAAGAGAGAAGACAAAGACTGTTAAAAAGGCCAAAAACTTGACTACTGGGTTGATGGATGGCTGCTAAAACTGTCATCCCATATTGTCTAGTGAGCTTTTCAATCCGGTTCATGACAAAATACGATGCTGCACTGTCAAGACCACTCGTAGGCTCATCAAGCAAGAGAAGCTTAGGGTGTGTTAAGAGTTCTAAGCAGATGCTTACACGCCGCTTTTGGCCACCACTAAGTCCTTTGATTCCCCAGCCTCCTATTCTTGTGTTCATGGAATCTTGGAGACCCATCTCCCTTATAGTTCTATCTGCTCTCTCCCTCTTCATGGATCTTGGCATGGCCTTGGGCAGTTGCAGTTCAGCAGAGTAGTAGACCATTTCTTTAACCGTTAGAGTCCAtgttaaaacttgttcttgagtCATATACGCCTAAATTATTTTAAAAAGAAGGGTAAGTAGGACCACTTTGGTGTGATTGTAACAAAATCAAGAAATTATAGCCTCTAAACATCCCAACTAAGGATCAAATATTGCAGGAAAAAGATGTGTCTTTTGTATGTAATAATTAAATAAGGATCAAATATATGCCCTGTTTGTCATAAAACGTGTTTGGATTTTTTTGGGTCAttcatagtaatgttatgaccctgAGATCTATGAatgtagtttttaaaagacttagttttgctattcaaaaagggttAGTGGTGCAGTTTGTTACCCGTTTACCATCTATCCCGATGTAAATAAAGGTCATAATGGTTATTTTACCGAATTTGAATCAAAAAACTATTCGCGATAAGATTGTTCTCATACCAAAGTGCGGTGCGTAAGCCTTTGTTTTTGTCCATTAACTAGAACCCGTCCGGTGTGCCTCGTGTTTGAAGACAACCTCCCTGTAATTGTACATGTAAAAACATGAAAATCTACTTAATTTTATACCCCAAGGATCGTAAGATCTACTTTAGCATGccaaatttaataaaatatactTTGGAAATATATGAGATATGCATATATAATGGAATAATAGTTACTTATAAATGATTTAACCTAATGCATGTCATTAACAAATAGGTTACAAGCTTGTGAAATATGCAAGGGTAAAATGGAATAATATATACCAGCCAAACAATCAAGGAGAGTGGACTTGCCACAACCAGAAGGACCCATAATGGCAACAATCTCTCCAGGTTTAGCATAACCAGTGACACCATTAAGTAAGGATCTACATTCATCTGTCCCTGCACTCCAATTTGAACTTGAAACAGCCACACGAACATCCTCCCATGTCAAATAGGCTCCCCTCACCCTTTTATCGACTTCATGACACTCAGACTCGACAATTTCTATACCCCATGCTCCTTCATCTGGTTCAGGACATATGCCATTGTTATTATATACCAAACTACCCATGCAAGATCAATTCAGAACCAAAAAATAAAACTATATGTGTTGAGTTCTAGGTAGCTTGAAAAAGGTTAGCAGAGTGAGGGCTTCATATATAGTAAGAGCATAGGAAGTGTCAAGACAAGCAATAAGAGTTCTGTGGATGTAATTCCTTTTACTATTTTTTGGATTTTGGGGACCGTCAATCATCATGATTTAGTTGTAATTCTGCCTAAACGTGAGCATACAAAATTTTTACAGTAAACTTTCTATTAAAAGCTATAAAATTTAACTGAAAGTTGGTTTTACAGAAAGAGAACTTGAGAACTTCTTAAAATAGTGATGTTGTAAACATGATTTAATCCCTTTAAAATAACAACATATACATTTTTTATGGAAAATTATCAAAATATACATGTCAACTTTAAAAATTAACAAAACTAGGTTTATCACTGTCGCCGCGTTGCAAcgaacttcttttgttatttagtttgtgtttacatgtgttttgaaattactacgagcgcgttgcacacggaaccgctaacaagaataaaaagaaaatatagaaaaaaacacttaaagataaccgaaagaaactcaaccaaaaaagttgtgtggtaatgatgttgttcgtatgaaacccgtggtcagagatgagctaATGGTACTGGGTatcagtaccgaatttcccgaactgaAAGATGTTAAGTACCAATTGAGTACCGACTTTTGGTGTTCCTGGTACCGGTTTATACCTttatataccggtaccgtaaccggtattttcggtacgattctgtatcggttggcaccgagctcatctctacccctgaaactaaaaaaagaaatcatgaaaagttgaagaaaacaataaaaaaaagttgtacgatatcGTTGTTGTTCGTACAGTACCCGTGCTCAGGTAtcagcaaatggtaccgggtagcggTACCGAATatcccgaactaaaagattttcaaaatcaattcggTACCGAAGTTTTCCATTTTTTGTACCAGGCTGATGCCCGTTTTTatcttcatgtaccgataactaACCGGATCGTACCGCTATTTTCGATACtagtaccggttgacaccaaacttatcaaacttaaaagagtaaattacgattttggcctctataattatatcacttttacctttTTAGCCCAAAACGGAATCTTTTAaaatctgagcccccaacgtctttttttaacccttttggcccctaacactaacctcatccatttacttttaaggccaaaagggttagaaaaaaaaaagacgtttggggccaaaagggttagaaaaaaaaagctgggggctcagatgttaaaagatttctttttaggctaaaaaggtaaaagtgatataaccacaggggctaaaatcgtaatttactcaacTTAAAGTAatgaaaataataattattattgttatattaaaataataaaagtattaaaaaactatatattttattataatatttaaaacacTACTAAAAATTtcgaatttgaattgtttttgaccaagttctcgcggttttttcatttgttctcacggttctcacaatatttagcgttctcatttaaacattctcctatatatatagggagaagatcatgcgagaaccacctcttattgtgagaaccgcgagaaccaatgtgaacacaccaaaaatgcctaaaaatagctaaaaattacacaaaaaaatttttttttcgaagccaaaaaaaaatgtttaattttttttttatttttttttggcttctaaaagtagcgattttaacatgaaaaattaaaatattcaaaaaaaaattttagatttttttttatttttttagattttttttagatttttttaggttttttgggggtttagtttttagcattttagcttgggggggggggggtttaggtttttgggcggtgggggaggggggtttaggttttggggggggggggggttaggttttttttaggttttttttagcatttagcttggggggggggggttaggttttttttggggggtgggggggtttaggtttgggggggggggggttaggtttttttaggttttttagctattttaggttgtgttcacattggttctcaaggttctcacaacaAGGGTGGTTCTCgtatgagcccctccctatatatatatatgtatgtatatatatgtatatatgtatgtatatatatatatatatgtatgtatatatatacacacacacgaTGAGATTGAGCAGGCAAAACATATTTATTTGTTGTGATTTCCCCATATATAGAGTGATTGTTGTATTCTTAAAATTTTAGTGTATATAAAAATCAGGTTAGAAATTCGTGTATTAAACGGGGTTGGATAAGTGAAATATTAAAGAATTTTTAATAAGCGTAAGAAATAATGCTAGTAGTTGAGaaaataaatactaaataaataaatattcatAAACTAAATATTAATAAAGAAAATTATAAATAGCTGAGGAAAAATAAGCAGAAAAGACTTCAATAAGTTAATTATTTATTAGGTATAATTTAGATTCATAGAATATTAGAAACTGAGTATCTTTGTTTGGAAACAAATATTGATTATCACAACAATATTCACATACTGGGAGTTATCATCAAGGAATAGTTTTCAATGAATTATGAAagatgtgacacttcgggttttcctgtACATCTCATTTTACGATATAATTATGTGAATGGATCGAGACTTATTTATTTGATGACTGTTGAGTTGATTATATGATTATGTGTGATATGTGATTAATGTGTCGATTAATattgatattattattataagaCCAACCGCACATTTAAAACAATGTGTGCGACCAGATGGCCCAGCCACACACTTCCTCAATTCCTCGTACACTTCTTTCAAATTTGACTGGAAATCGCACACCCCTATTGGCCCAGGCCCAATTTCATTGACAGCCCATGATGAAACCCTAAAGAGGCCGCATGGTCATTGGGACCGCACACATGAATGTGTGTGGCATCTTTGCCgtccctatatatatacatgcgCTGCCAACAATTAGGGAATGTTTTCCCAATCATTTGACGGCAACAATCCCTATATATTCTCTCTATCGCTCCTCATCCACTTTCTCTATCTAGAAAAACCCTAAAATACAACAAAACCCTTCCTTTTCCTTTTATTCCAAAGGCAGCATCATCAACCTTCAAGACAGCTTGTGTTCATCGCTCAGGAGCTTCTTTTCCTCTGATTCTACACACCTCTCACTCTTAATTAAACGGTTAGTGTACTACCTCCATGATTGAGTGATAATATATGATACCGTGTTTACTTGGTTGATGATTTTAATATTAAATGAAATTGTTCATGATAGTATGATAACTTGTTTGTATCTTGTTTGTGTGATATGATAGAGAAATGTGCATAGTTGTTGAGATAATGACCACAAATCCGATCTTGTGTCCGTGATTGTGTGCTTAACAGATCTAAGGATATACTAGATACAAGCTTCAATATTGTTTGGATTATACATCGATGATATAAGATGCTAAGTATGGGTGTGCACTACAGGTCTGTCTAGATCCATGTTTGTAGATTGATGATTTTGTATGATAGAATTATGATTAGGCAAATAAAAATGATGACTGCCATGATGATTGTATATGAGGATGTTAATTGATCTGAATGATGATGATAGGATGCTAGATCTAATTACTTTTTAACAATAATGGATAGTCCGagtgtgtttgatgaaatgtggGAACTAAGAGGTTTGTAAAAGTCTGTGTTTTGGGTGAGTGAATCATTGAACATGAAATGTTACTGTTGAATTTATTTCCACATACACACTCGTTAGATGTACAAAATGTCCTGCACTGCGTACAACACATCACAGCGGGTCGTACACCCAGAAGCCGCACATTGTTAGTGTACATGTGACAGGTGCACAAGGTACAAGCAGGTGTTGCACGGTCGCACACTGGTGTGGACCACACACAATTATACAAACAAGAAATGCACAGGGTACAATTAGGGATTGCATGACCGCACACTTGGAGACAGGCCGCACACTAGAGTGTTGAACGCACACTCTATGTGGGTTGTCCAATGTGGGCCGCACACTCTTTATGTGGACCGTATAACTTATTGGGCCGCACAGACATGTACAAACTTTGAAATACTTCAACCATGTCGCACACTTTCTTAATGGGCCATAAGACTTACTGGATCGCACACTATCTATTTTGGATTGATCATGTTACTGTTCACCAATAGTGGATTATGTTATATGTGATGCTTGTATGCTACCTGATAGTTATGTGTACAAACATGTGAACTACTTGCATAACAAAAACCTGACTAGtattggtaaccataataggacgtggttgaccaactattaaaataagtaaataacctgctgagcaaaccaaggtgagttcacacactttactaaaagcatgcgttccgggtggttgggaaacggaacaaACGACACTTTCACATGTTTGGGATTGCTTACCATTCCGGGTTTGGAATACGGTTAATTGCTATTTGTATTAGATGCAACAAGTGAACTAAACGCAACGCTATCACAATGTCCCTACTTTCTAAACCAATTAGACATCGGTGcttggcgaacgggttattagttgataacgCTATTTAGGTTTCACCAACTTCACACAGTGCCTGGAGAGGATCGGTCATGAACTAATATGGCAAACTGTTAATGAAGATAGACATTGACAAATGGGGCAACTATGAAACAACATGTCGGTAGTATTCGGTATTAcgcagtttagtagcttacatatggggtagctccccatggcatgataTAAATGAGTAACTTAACAACAAACACAAGTTTTatggaattaaaactggacaactcgtgaactcaccaactttatgttgataccctcctgcatgctttgcaggtactcaGTGATAGCAGGAGCTTGCAGCGGAGAGTGTAGTGGTCACATTAACCCGTGTTGGGTTTTCTTAATAATTATGGACTTTGAAACTTTTGTTTGAATTGTTTAACTTATGCTTCCGATGTTATCTTTAAATGTTAGTTTCAAACTTAAACTTTGGACTTAGACATTATTCGTCACTAATCGTATTGGTTGTGATGAATACTATTTTATtattatgttgttcaatatgattggtggcttgatcctggtcagtcatacgcctcgcggtagtactccgcatgtggaaatTGAGGATGTGACAgactggtatcagagccattggttatagtgaactcggttttaaGAAAGAAAAgacttttgagaaaaaccagactataacctgttcTGTACTGAGCAACTcgcaacgacactacactccaagtgcaaggctcaacatttTAGACTTCGTAGCTCAGGCATATGTTTACTTATTACTTATTTGGTGCATATTGTGATGATATATGTACTAGCATACttagctatatatatatatatatatatatatatatatatatatatatagaggaccgctaaaatgaagaccacatccagttgtaagaaccgcgtgaaccactttctggccattagatCAAGTAGATGGATGGATAAGattaaaagtatttaaaaataatattaagtattttttgtcttattatgtctttaatattataatccaaaagggtatttaagtaaaattacactattttatctttttgtctttattgttttttattacttttttgtattattatatttaatatttattttttaaacatagtttttttattaaaacattttcaaattcAGATTTATTTACTGATTTTTACGTTTAACgtttaacgttttacgtttttacgcccggccttttcacgcctcgttttttgacgcgccgtttttacgcccggctttttcacgcgtcgtttttacgatttacgccccggttttttacgttaacgttatttacgttatacgcgtcggttttttacgtttttcgccccggttttttacgttttacgcgccggttttttacgttaacgtttttttacattctacgcgccggttttttatgttaacgtttttttacggtTTACACACCGGTTTTTTACGTCTTACGTGCCGTTTTTTTACGTCAatgttttttacgttttatgcgccggttttttacgttttacgtaaaactttttacgttttccgaaaaaaattacgttttacgttttacgaaaaactttttacgttttacgaaaaactttttacgttttacgtaaaactttttttacgttttacgttttacgttaaaaagtttacggtttgaccttttttttttacaaaaacttttttacacaaaaacgaacgcacccagaaaatcgttactcggtaggtgtctcagatagtttgctatcatcatcgaggcctcaaaaaaatataaaaacccaacaaacaaaaatgaAAAGAACGAGTGGATTCTTGAAAAgctttggctcagattttccggtaatcagaggctgcaaagtggggttgcaggttcaaaaccCTACCCTCCACCATTCTTGCCGCGCCATagtcagttttttttttcatcatcacAGCCGATTTAAACCCagattcaaacccagattcaacattcaaacccagattcaaacaTTCACAGCCGATTCAAAATCCCAGATTCAAAACCCACAAGgaacatgaacatcattcaaCCCACATATCAGATCAAACCCACATATCAAATCAAAAACATTCAAAAAGTTCACATATTATAACATTCAAACAATCAAAAAATCACCAGCAAAAAAACGTTAATAAAGCATACCAAAATATCTAACCAATCCCCACCAATGTAGCCGTGAAACccccaccactaccaccaccgtCTCCGACAgtcctcaccaccaccaccgtctctgTTCccatcaaaacccaccaccacaatCGCCGGCAAAACCCATTTCTCCACGACTGGAAAACCTGCAAAACCCCATCTCCTTTCACTCGAAACCCCCaagccaacaaaaccaaaaaGACTCACCGGAGTCGATGTCGGCGGTGGTTGTTCCGGCCAACAAAACCAAAGACTCACAGACTACCTCTGCTCCCACCATCACCAATTACCCCATGT from Helianthus annuus cultivar XRQ/B chromosome 10, HanXRQr2.0-SUNRISE, whole genome shotgun sequence harbors:
- the LOC110885785 gene encoding ABC transporter G family member 11, coding for MGSLVYNNNGICPEPDEGAWGIEIVESECHEVDKRVRGAYLTWEDVRVAVSSSNWSAGTDECRSLLNGVTGYAKPGEIVAIMGPSGCGKSTLLDCLAGRLSSNTRHTGRVLVNGQKQRLTHRTLAYMTQEQVLTWTLTVKEMVYYSAELQLPKAMPRSMKRERADRTIREMGLQDSMNTRIGGWGIKGLSGGQKRRVSICLELLTHPKLLLLDEPTSGLDSAASYFVMNRIEKLTRQYGMTVLAAIHQPSSQVFGLFNSLCLLSSGKTIYFGPTFAANQFFAVNGFPCPDLQSPSDHFLITINTDFDEDTDSESTPVEKVIDVLSESYKSSAIYMDVKGEIAAICDHQAEGLTEKTGSLQASSITQCLVLAERSFINMYRDIGYYWLRLGIYIVLGFAVGTIFYNLRPDFGSINARISILVFVSSFLTLLAIGGFPSFVEEMKVFQWERLNGHYGVGSFVISHMISSTPYLLVISLIPGVIAYSLAGLQREYEQFIFFALVLFASMLLVECLMMIVATVVPNLLMGIITGAGIQGLMILSAGFFQLPNDLPQVIWKYPMYYVSFHRYALQGMYKNEFEGRKFPEYLGGPPTIDGEMILKDILQVEMGYTKWNDLGILFGMVFVYRVILFCTIKTTERVKPIITAFLLSSTCVK